The proteins below are encoded in one region of uncultured Desulfovibrio sp.:
- a CDS encoding glycosyltransferase family 2 protein — protein MWGLFLLLAIAQGVLLWWLGRVGERLAREEKEELIGPATEADWPRAALIIPAAGSHPRMEEALTSLLEQDYPALLPVVVTATETEPAAELVQRLQKTHPSLRHVVAGEARGCGQKNHNSLKAVEAVGDAADVYVFCDSTHIARPDFVRQLVGPVAVGVASVTTGYHEVRPYDQGLVTMAYALCVQLMRYLQGLSRFTQPWGGAMCMSRESFARYKVRELWEANVVDDCSLAGVLLREGVSVRLCPGALLRTEAEQHPLAVWQAWMDRQVLFLKFCVRQQWYLLGGLCAVMALPPLLTVLSLLALLLGGGGLGWTTVSFLYLITLAAAMGQWRGLLGNSFALWRWMLAFGVSAAMFARVYVNSLRASGILWHGIWYEVGPGGSVRGMRR, from the coding sequence ATGTGGGGACTTTTTCTGCTTCTGGCCATTGCCCAGGGGGTGCTGCTCTGGTGGCTCGGCCGGGTTGGTGAACGCCTTGCCCGTGAGGAAAAGGAAGAACTCATCGGACCTGCCACCGAGGCGGACTGGCCGCGCGCGGCGCTGATCATTCCGGCGGCGGGCAGTCATCCGCGCATGGAAGAGGCGCTGACTTCCCTGCTGGAACAGGACTATCCCGCCCTGCTGCCCGTGGTGGTGACGGCCACGGAGACGGAACCGGCGGCAGAGCTGGTGCAGCGCCTGCAAAAGACCCATCCCTCCCTGCGCCACGTGGTGGCAGGGGAGGCCAGGGGCTGCGGCCAGAAGAACCACAACAGCCTGAAGGCGGTGGAAGCGGTGGGCGATGCGGCCGATGTCTATGTTTTTTGTGACAGCACCCACATTGCCCGCCCCGACTTTGTGCGGCAGCTGGTGGGGCCGGTGGCCGTGGGCGTGGCATCGGTGACCACGGGCTATCATGAGGTCCGCCCGTATGATCAGGGGCTTGTGACCATGGCCTATGCCCTGTGCGTGCAGCTCATGCGCTATCTGCAGGGCCTGTCCCGCTTTACCCAGCCCTGGGGCGGTGCCATGTGCATGAGCCGGGAAAGTTTTGCCCGCTACAAGGTGCGCGAACTGTGGGAAGCCAATGTGGTGGACGACTGTTCGCTGGCCGGCGTGCTGCTGCGCGAGGGCGTGAGCGTGCGTCTGTGCCCCGGCGCCCTGCTGCGCACGGAGGCGGAGCAGCATCCCCTGGCCGTCTGGCAGGCCTGGATGGACAGGCAGGTGCTTTTTCTCAAGTTCTGCGTGCGTCAGCAGTGGTATCTGCTGGGCGGGCTGTGCGCCGTCATGGCCCTGCCGCCGCTGCTGACCGTGCTTTCGCTGCTGGCCCTGCTGCTGGGCGGGGGGGGCCTGGGCTGGACCACCGTGTCCTTTCTCTACCTCATTACCCTGGCGGCGGCCATGGGCCAGTGGCGCGGCCTGCTGGGCAACAGCTTTGCCCTGTGGCGCTGGATGCTGGCCTTTGGCGTCAGCGCCGCCATGTTTGCCCGCGTGTACGTGAACAGCCTGCGGGCCAGCGGCATTCTGTGGCATGGCATCTGGTATGAGGTGGGGCCGGGCGGCAGCGTGCGGGGCATGCGGCGCTAG
- a CDS encoding glycosyltransferase: MSTILRVLFLMEDLCYGGTQRQMLELARRLDRSRFAPVMLTLTGPTDLDGLAREAGIEVQHLGRDRRLAPFFFWRLRAALLRLRPQVLVPCTALPNIWGRIWGRWLGLPVVGTVRGGGGPRRQHERWLWRLTEHMICNSEALYQVLTGLGVPAGHLTYIANGVDTALYAPPQAPVSSRPPQLLCVSRLAGDKDHLTLFRAFARVRARHPEVRLCLVGDGPEEARLKDWAARHPEGAGIDFFPGRPDVRHFYAQARIFVLSSVREGQPNVLLEAMSSGLPVCATAVGGIPRLVRDGESGLLCPAGDDAALAAHILRLLDDPALGDGMGQAGRRRAEADFSFAAMVDAHEAVLSAVAARRRP; encoded by the coding sequence ATGTCCACAATTCTGCGCGTTCTCTTTCTTATGGAAGACCTTTGCTATGGCGGTACGCAGCGCCAGATGCTGGAACTGGCCAGACGGCTTGACCGCAGCCGCTTTGCGCCGGTCATGCTTACCCTGACCGGGCCCACGGACCTGGACGGGCTGGCCCGCGAGGCCGGCATCGAGGTGCAGCATCTGGGCCGTGACCGCCGCCTGGCGCCCTTCTTTTTCTGGCGTCTGCGTGCGGCGCTGCTGCGGCTGAGGCCCCAGGTGCTGGTGCCGTGCACGGCGCTGCCCAATATCTGGGGGCGCATCTGGGGGCGCTGGCTGGGATTGCCCGTGGTGGGCACGGTGCGCGGCGGGGGCGGCCCCCGGCGGCAGCATGAGCGATGGCTCTGGCGTCTGACGGAGCATATGATCTGCAATTCGGAAGCCCTGTATCAGGTGCTGACGGGGCTTGGCGTGCCCGCCGGCCATTTGACCTATATTGCCAACGGGGTGGATACGGCCCTGTATGCGCCGCCGCAGGCGCCCGTCTCGTCCCGGCCGCCGCAGCTGCTTTGCGTGTCCCGCCTTGCGGGAGACAAGGATCACCTCACCCTGTTTCGGGCATTTGCCCGGGTGCGCGCCCGCCATCCCGAGGTGCGCCTGTGTCTGGTGGGGGACGGTCCCGAGGAGGCCCGCCTCAAGGACTGGGCCGCGCGTCATCCCGAAGGGGCCGGGATAGACTTTTTCCCCGGCCGACCGGACGTGCGGCATTTCTATGCCCAGGCCCGTATCTTTGTGCTTTCCTCGGTGCGGGAGGGGCAGCCCAATGTGCTGCTGGAAGCCATGTCCAGCGGCCTGCCCGTCTGCGCTACGGCGGTGGGAGGCATTCCCCGTCTGGTGCGCGACGGCGAGAGCGGGCTGCTGTGCCCGGCCGGGGATGATGCCGCGCTGGCGGCGCATATCCTGCGCCTGCTGGACGATCCTGCCCTGGGCGATGGCATGGGGCAGGCGGGGCGCCGCCGGGCCGAGGCGGACTTTTCCTTTGCCGCCATGGTGGACGCCCATGAGGCCGTCTTGTCGGCCGTGGCGGCCCGGAGGCGGCCATGA